One Carcharodon carcharias isolate sCarCar2 chromosome 1, sCarCar2.pri, whole genome shotgun sequence DNA window includes the following coding sequences:
- the LOC121280987 gene encoding NEDD8, which yields MLIKVKTPTGKEIETDIEPTDKMEQIKERVEEKEGIPPQQQHLIYSGKQMNDEKTAADYKIQGGSVLHLMLALRGGTQ from the coding sequence atgttGATTAAAGTCAAGACACCCACTGGGAAGGAGATTGAAACCGATATCGAACCCACTGATAAGATGGAGCAAATAAAGGAGCGAGTGGAGGAGAAAGAGGGGATTCccccacagcagcagcacctCATCTACAGTGGGAAGCAGATGAATGATGAGAAAACGGCGGCAGACTATAAGATTCAGGGAGGCTCCGTATTACACCTGATGTTGGCTCTGAGGGGTGGGACACAGTGA